Proteins found in one Herbiconiux sp. A18JL235 genomic segment:
- a CDS encoding uracil-DNA glycosylase: MPALSLPELAAAGSIDQGWAEALEPVAPRIAALGDFLRAENAAGRGYLPAGPDVLRAFRAPLSEVRVLIVGQDPYPTPGHPIGLSFAVERHVRPLPRSLSNIYRELNDDLGIPPAEHGDLSAWSENGVMLLNRVLTVRPGTPASHRGKGWEEVTEHAIRVLVARELPLVAILWGRDATGLVPMLGDVPHVSSAHPSPLSASRGFFGSRPFRRANELLAAQGAPAVDWRAR; this comes from the coding sequence GTGCCCGCGCTCTCTCTTCCCGAACTCGCCGCCGCCGGGTCGATCGACCAGGGGTGGGCGGAGGCACTCGAGCCGGTCGCACCCCGGATAGCCGCGCTCGGCGACTTCCTGCGCGCCGAGAACGCGGCCGGGCGGGGCTACCTCCCCGCCGGCCCCGACGTGCTGAGGGCGTTCCGAGCGCCGCTGTCGGAGGTGAGGGTGCTCATCGTCGGGCAAGACCCCTACCCGACCCCCGGGCATCCCATCGGCCTGTCGTTCGCCGTCGAGCGCCACGTGCGCCCGCTCCCGCGGAGCCTGTCGAACATCTACCGGGAGCTCAACGACGACCTCGGCATCCCGCCCGCCGAGCACGGTGATCTCTCCGCCTGGAGCGAGAACGGCGTGATGCTGCTCAACCGCGTGCTCACCGTGCGCCCCGGCACCCCCGCCTCGCACCGAGGCAAGGGGTGGGAGGAGGTGACCGAGCACGCCATCCGCGTGCTGGTCGCCCGGGAGCTGCCGCTCGTGGCCATTCTCTGGGGGCGTGACGCAACGGGACTCGTGCCGATGCTCGGCGACGTGCCTCACGTCTCGTCGGCGCATCCGAGCCCCCTCTCGGCGAGCCGCGGCTTCTTCGGCTCGAGGCCGTTCAGACGGGCGAACGAGCTGCTCGCCGCCCAGGGTGCCCCGGCGGTCGACTGGCGCGCTCGGTAG
- a CDS encoding creatininase family protein, which produces MTLLRLAEASWTDVRDHVASGGTLAFLPFGALEQHGPHLPLSTDTLQCTAVAERLAEHYSALLLPPVSYGSTWDNAAFPGTVSLKPSTVSALCADIAQAVWSFGVTTLVIVNGDYGNRAPVHAAAAALAADGDVLVLDYPGLVEVGDAVKESPWAAPGLCHADELETSMVLALEPRLAAGALRSGLPRAARRLRHAADPLRHPLAERGVRRPARLDGGEGRDDHLVRGRSGDRGDRLSPRPGVSEPAGESPVCFSPRSGASRCPGRGRSGGGARGRATAPR; this is translated from the coding sequence ATGACGTTGCTGAGACTCGCCGAGGCGAGCTGGACCGACGTGCGAGACCACGTCGCGTCGGGCGGCACGCTCGCCTTCCTGCCCTTCGGCGCGCTGGAGCAGCACGGGCCCCACCTCCCGCTCTCGACCGACACCCTGCAGTGCACCGCCGTCGCCGAGCGGCTGGCCGAGCACTACTCCGCCCTTCTGCTGCCGCCCGTCTCCTACGGCAGCACCTGGGACAATGCCGCCTTCCCCGGAACGGTGTCGCTGAAGCCCTCGACGGTCAGCGCCCTCTGCGCCGACATCGCCCAAGCGGTCTGGTCGTTCGGCGTCACCACCCTCGTCATCGTCAACGGCGACTACGGCAACCGGGCTCCCGTGCACGCCGCGGCTGCCGCCCTGGCGGCGGACGGCGACGTGCTGGTGCTCGACTACCCGGGCCTCGTCGAGGTGGGCGACGCGGTGAAGGAATCGCCGTGGGCGGCACCCGGTCTCTGCCACGCCGACGAGCTCGAGACCTCGATGGTGCTCGCTCTCGAACCTCGACTGGCGGCCGGAGCGCTACGAAGCGGCCTACCCCGAGCTGCCCGCCGACTTCGGCACGCGGCCGATCCCCTTCGACACCCTCTCGCCGAGCGGGGTGTTCGGCGACCCGCGCGCCTCGACGGCGGCGAAGGGCGAGACGATCATCTCGTTCGTGGTCGCTCGGGCGATCGAGGAGATCGACTCTCACCGCGGCCGGGCGTGAGCGAGCCCGCGGGCGAGTCTCCGGTCTGTTTCAGCCCTCGAAGTGGAGCGTCGCGATGCCCCGGGCGCGGTCGTTCGGGCGGCGGCGCGAGAGGGCGGGCGACAGCACCTCGGTGA
- a CDS encoding N-acetyltransferase family protein has product MLEEEYQPRRELPRRLRPATTEKPPLEVPFEYAIRDAVETDLPYVREIYNHYVANTVVTFDEDAMTLKEWRHKFAWTRKQNYPFLVAVSPSGTLLGFAYVSAWKQKAAYRRTVENSIYLGPAATGKGLGRALLGELIVRAKQAGIKEMLAVIADQGAEASIKLHESFGFKEAGRLGRVGFKFGHWLGTVLLQKSLK; this is encoded by the coding sequence ATGTTGGAAGAGGAGTATCAGCCGCGCCGCGAGCTGCCGCGTCGGCTGCGCCCCGCCACCACCGAGAAGCCACCGCTCGAGGTTCCCTTCGAGTACGCGATCCGGGATGCGGTGGAGACCGATCTGCCGTACGTCAGGGAGATCTACAACCACTACGTCGCGAACACCGTGGTGACTTTCGACGAAGACGCGATGACGTTGAAGGAGTGGCGGCACAAGTTCGCCTGGACCAGGAAGCAGAACTACCCGTTCCTCGTCGCCGTCTCGCCGAGCGGCACCCTGCTCGGCTTCGCCTACGTCTCGGCCTGGAAGCAGAAGGCCGCCTACCGGCGCACCGTCGAGAACTCGATCTATCTCGGCCCGGCAGCGACGGGAAAGGGTCTCGGGCGGGCGCTCCTCGGGGAACTGATCGTGCGGGCGAAGCAGGCGGGCATCAAGGAGATGCTCGCGGTGATCGCCGACCAGGGCGCCGAGGCCTCCATCAAGCTGCACGAGAGCTTCGGGTTCAAGGAGGCCGGACGGCTCGGCCGGGTGGGCTTCAAGTTCGGGCACTGGCTCGGCACGGTGCTGCTGCAGAAGTCGCTGAAGTAG
- a CDS encoding amidase yields the protein MVRIHELTALQQYRLLQSRELSVLELVDHYLERIERIDPELGAFVTVTPEAARQRARALDASDDRTAPLWGLPLADKDLWRRAGVRTTFGSRLFADFVPDESDALPLRVDAAGAVSLGKTATPEFGLPSHSETLVAPPARNPYDTALSPGGSSGGAAVAVAAGLVPFAPGSDGGGSVRIPAAACGLVGLKPSRGLVPAGSGLDALAGLPVAGPISRTVTDAAFLLDGLIERRGDRIAFTHTLRPPEDDDGLFLGAAVRGEGRFQIGVTTDTPWATDYEIVVSPEARAALDAARSGLDALGHGVEELALDPAPDYGRAFRVIWQAGASQLPADDSNEHLLEPLTRWLMHRGRALPASELAWALRTLSLYERSLIAQLSRFDAVLTPALALPPRPLGWYDPDDGERNFEQQVLFTPFTSFVNVSGLPAITLPVLQTAGGLPMGAQLIGRPGGEATLLSLARQLERRLHGDRMHPPQW from the coding sequence ATGGTGCGGATCCACGAGCTGACGGCTCTGCAGCAGTACCGACTGCTGCAGAGCCGAGAGCTCTCGGTGCTCGAGCTGGTCGACCACTACCTGGAGCGCATCGAGCGGATCGACCCCGAGCTCGGCGCCTTCGTCACGGTCACGCCCGAGGCCGCCCGGCAGCGCGCGCGGGCGCTCGACGCCTCCGACGACCGCACGGCGCCGCTCTGGGGCCTCCCGCTCGCCGACAAAGACCTGTGGCGACGCGCCGGGGTGCGCACCACCTTCGGCTCACGCCTGTTCGCCGACTTCGTGCCCGACGAGAGCGACGCCCTGCCGTTGCGCGTCGACGCCGCCGGAGCCGTCAGCCTCGGCAAGACGGCGACGCCGGAGTTCGGGCTGCCGAGCCACAGCGAGACGCTCGTCGCCCCGCCCGCCCGCAATCCCTACGACACCGCGCTCAGCCCAGGCGGGTCGAGCGGCGGGGCTGCGGTCGCCGTGGCGGCAGGGCTCGTGCCGTTCGCTCCCGGCTCCGACGGCGGCGGGTCGGTGCGCATCCCGGCCGCTGCCTGCGGGCTGGTGGGCCTCAAGCCGTCGCGCGGGCTCGTTCCCGCCGGCTCCGGCCTCGACGCGCTCGCCGGGCTGCCCGTGGCGGGCCCGATCTCCCGCACGGTCACCGACGCTGCGTTCCTCCTCGACGGGCTCATCGAACGCCGCGGCGACCGCATCGCCTTCACGCACACGCTGCGGCCACCGGAGGACGACGACGGGCTCTTCCTCGGTGCGGCCGTGCGGGGCGAGGGCAGGTTCCAGATCGGCGTCACCACCGACACACCGTGGGCCACCGACTACGAGATCGTGGTCTCACCCGAGGCGCGTGCGGCGCTCGATGCCGCCCGGAGCGGACTCGACGCTCTCGGGCACGGGGTCGAGGAGCTCGCCCTCGACCCGGCCCCCGACTACGGTCGCGCCTTCCGGGTGATCTGGCAGGCGGGCGCTTCGCAGCTGCCCGCCGACGACTCGAACGAGCACCTGCTCGAGCCGCTCACGCGCTGGCTGATGCACCGCGGTCGCGCCCTGCCGGCCTCCGAGCTGGCGTGGGCGCTGCGCACGCTGTCGCTCTACGAGCGCTCGCTGATCGCCCAGCTCAGCCGCTTCGACGCCGTGCTCACGCCCGCTCTCGCCCTCCCGCCGCGGCCGCTCGGCTGGTACGACCCCGACGACGGAGAGCGCAACTTCGAGCAGCAGGTGCTCTTCACCCCGTTCACCTCCTTCGTGAACGTGAGCGGCCTGCCCGCGATCACGCTTCCGGTGCTGCAGACGGCCGGGGGTCTGCCGATGGGCGCCCAGCTGATCGGCCGGCCCGGGGGAGAGGCGACGCTTCTCTCCCTCGCCCGCCAGCTCGAGCGGCGCCTGCACGGCGACCGGATGCACCCCCCGCAGTGGTGA